A region of the Chryseobacterium cucumeris genome:
TAAACTGGATATGGGACAGCTTGCTACCCAGATTTCTCACAGCCTGCTGGAGTTGAACTTCCCGCTCATCATTTTTGTATTCATCGTATTTTTCCTTTTAGGATATATCTTCTATAGTTCTATTTATGCAGCCATTGGGTCTGCAGTGGATAACGAAACAGAAACCCAGCAGTTTACTTTATTTGCTATTTTACCGCTGACATTAGGTATGTATGGAAGCTTTACATTGATGAACAATCCGGAAGGTCCTTTAGGCTTCTGGTTATCCATCATCCCGTTTACTTCACCGGTTGCTATGATTGCGAGAATTCCGTTTGGAGTTCCTGCATGGCAGATTGCATTGTCTATTACATTATTGCTGGTAACCACTATTTTCATGATCTTCCTTGCCGGCAAAATCTATCGTGTAGGAATTTTAATGTATGGAAATAAAGCTACATTAAAAGAGCTTTGGAAGTGGATTAAAGGGTAATGGCTAAATAACGGAAAAGCTGAAAACGCTGATTGATTTGCCAACTGATATAAAATAAAAATCCCGGAAACTGCGTTTCCGGGATTTTTTATATTCTGAAATATTCTATTTGAATATATAGCTTAAAGTAAGTGCAATTACCTGTTCTGATTTTTTCTTATCAGTACCTTTGGTTTCTTTAGCAAGACCAGGATAAGTATCGCTTAGGCCTAAGTCATATTTTACCGCTACTTCAAGTTGTCTTTTGTAGCTATATCCTACGCCCAGACCAAGTCCCCAGTTAAAACTGTTCGCCTTACCGTTTACGCCTGCCGGCTGGTTAGGATCAGTAACATCGGGATCATAATAAGGTCTGCTTACAGGAGCGTCTTTAACGTTCTGGCTCAGCAAGAAGTTAAATCTAGGTCCTATCAATCCAAAGAATTCTGATTCTGCTTCAGAAAAATATCCTTTGAAATAAAGAGGCACACTCAGGTAGTTATTAGCATATAATGCGTCATAACCACTTACCCCTTTAGCATCTTTATCTTTTCCTGTTTCTCCTGCACCATAATACAGAACTTCAGGTTGAATAAAGAATTGGTTTGCCTTTCCTACGGGAATCAATGCCAAAGCTCCAGCCTGGAAAGTGTATCTTGGGCCTGAAGGATTATGGGCGTTAGATACTCTGGAGTAGTTTAAACCTCCTGTCACTCCAAATCTTGTACTTTTCCACTGCACTTGAGCAAATGATAAAGCAGAAAGCATTAAAGCTGAGGCTAATAAAAGTTTTTTCATATGCTGGGTTTTATATTATCCTAGAATCTTAGCTACAGTAGCACCAATATCAGCAGGAGAATCAACAACGTTGATACCGTTTTCTCTCATGATTTCCATTTTTGCCTGAGCTGTATCTTCAGCACCACCTACGATAGCACCTGCGTGTCCCATTGTTCTTCCTTTTGGAGCAGTCTGTCCGGCGATGAAACCTACAACTGGCTTAGTAGATCCGCTTGCTTTGTACCATCTTGCAGCTTCAGCTTCAAGACCTCCACCGATTTCACCGATCATTACAACAGCTTCAGTTTCAGGATCGTTGATGAATAGCTCTAATGCTTCTCTTGTCGTTGTTCCGATGATTGGGTCACCACCGATACCGATTGCAGTAGAGATACCGTAGCCTGCTCTTACTACCTGGTCAGCAGCTTCATAAGTAAGCGTTCCTGATTTTGAAACGATACCTACTTTTCCTTTTTTGAAAACGAAACCTGGCATAATACCAATTTTAGCTTCTTCAGAAGTAATGATTCCAGGGCAGTTTGGTCCGATTAATCTGCAGTCTCTGTCAGCGATATAAGATTTTACTTTTACCATATCAGCTACAGGAATACCTTCAGTAATACATACAATTACTTTGATCCCTGCTTCAGCAGCTTCCATGATAGCGTCTGCTGCGAATGCCGGTGGTACGAAAATGATACTTACGTTTGCT
Encoded here:
- the sucD gene encoding succinate--CoA ligase subunit alpha — translated: MSILVNKDSKVIVQGFTGNEGTFHAGQMIEYGTNVVGGVTPGKGGSEHLGKPVFNTVADAVEKAGANVSIIFVPPAFAADAIMEAAEAGIKVIVCITEGIPVADMVKVKSYIADRDCRLIGPNCPGIITSEEAKIGIMPGFVFKKGKVGIVSKSGTLTYEAADQVVRAGYGISTAIGIGGDPIIGTTTREALELFINDPETEAVVMIGEIGGGLEAEAARWYKASGSTKPVVGFIAGQTAPKGRTMGHAGAIVGGAEDTAQAKMEIMRENGINVVDSPADIGATVAKILG
- a CDS encoding porin family protein; translation: MKKLLLASALMLSALSFAQVQWKSTRFGVTGGLNYSRVSNAHNPSGPRYTFQAGALALIPVGKANQFFIQPEVLYYGAGETGKDKDAKGVSGYDALYANNYLSVPLYFKGYFSEAESEFFGLIGPRFNFLLSQNVKDAPVSRPYYDPDVTDPNQPAGVNGKANSFNWGLGLGVGYSYKRQLEVAVKYDLGLSDTYPGLAKETKGTDKKKSEQVIALTLSYIFK